One window of the Rosa rugosa chromosome 3, drRosRugo1.1, whole genome shotgun sequence genome contains the following:
- the LOC133736839 gene encoding caffeic acid 3-O-methyltransferase-like — protein sequence MRSTSSQTIDSTPMAHPQQEEEELGKQAIRLANVVILPMVLKSALELNVIDIIWGAGDGESLSPSDIAAQLPTKNSNAPAVLDRMLRLLASHSILKCSARTGSDGQVERLYSAGPICKFLVRDQNGGTGSVGPLFLLHHDKVFMESWFHLNDAILEGGIPFNRAYGMTAFEYPETDERFNRVFNQAMSNHTTLILKKILDVYRGFEGINVLVDVGGGIGVTLNLITNKYPHIKGINFDLPHVLADAPSYPGVEHVGGDMFKSVPQGDAIFMKWILHDWSDEHCLTLLKNCCKSLLSSGKVIFVESILPEVPDSSVTSNIVCEQDLLMFTQNPGGKERTKKEYEALALKSGFSRLEVVCSAYNSWVMEFHK from the exons ATGAGGAGCACAAGTTCCCAGACAATTGACTCAACTCCAATGGCTCATccacaacaagaagaagaagaactgggCAAACAAGCCATACGTTTAGCCAATGTCGTGATCCTTCCGATGGTTCTGAAGTCAGCTCTTGAACTCAACGTCATAGACATTATCTGGGGTGCAGGCGACGGCGAGTCACTCTCACCGTCCGACATTGCGGCTCAGCTCCCCACCAAGAACTCCAACGCCCCGGCTGTTCTGGACCGGATGCTTAGGCTCTTGGCCAGCCACTCTATACTCAAATGCTCGGCCCGGACCGGATCAGATGGGCAGGTAGAGAGGTTATATAGTGCAGGACCCATATGCAAATTCCTTGTCAGGGATCAAAATGGAGGAACCGGGTCCGTTGGTCCTCTGTTTCTCTTGCACCATGATAAGGTTTTCATGGAAAGCTG GTTCCATTTGAATGATGCTATATTGGAAGGGGGAATTCCTTTTAATAGGGCCTATGGTATGACAGCATTTGAGTACCCAGAAACAGATGAGAGGTTCAATCGGGTATTCAACCAGGCCATGTCAAACCACACCACATTGATCTTGAAGAAGATACTCGATGTTTATCGAGGGTTTGAGGGGATCAATGTGCTGGTTGATGTGGGAGGTGGAATTGGTGTTACTCTTAATCTCATCACCAACAAGTACCCCCACATTAAGGGCATCAATTTTGATTTGCCACACGTCCTAGCTGATGCTCCTTCTTATCCAG GTGTGGAGCATGTTGGGGGGGACATGTTTAAAAGTGTCCCACAAGGAGATGCTATATTCATGAAG TGGATTCTTCATGATTGGAGTGATGAACATTGTTTGACACTTCTCAAGAACTGTTGTAAATCTCTCCTTAGCTCTGGAAAAGTGATCTTTGTGGAATCAATTCTTCCGGAAGTTCCTGATAGTAGCGTTACATCCAACATTGTCTGCGAGCAGGATTTACTAATGTTTACTCAGAACCCAGGAGGGAAAGAGAGGACCAAAAAAGAGTACGAGGCATTGGCACTTAAATCTGGATTTTCTCGATTGGAAGTTGTTTGCTCTGCTTACAACAGCTGGGTCATGGAGTTCCACAAATGA